Proteins encoded in a region of the Pseudomonadales bacterium genome:
- a CDS encoding DUF2939 domain-containing protein, with amino-acid sequence MKKTLIAIPVLLVLAYIVALPYITVYQIRDAVKNHDSSALSDHIDYPSVRQSLKDQLNAMLMGKMQGDDMKDNPFAALGMAFAGPIVDKMVDAYVTPAGVAQLMAGEKPSLKKKNPTVMPTDGATIDAASEPEKEKPLDDVALGYKSSNRFEVEDKKKGLRVVLRRQGLDWKVAEIILPEEE; translated from the coding sequence ATGAAAAAAACGCTGATCGCCATTCCAGTTTTACTCGTACTCGCTTACATCGTGGCGCTGCCCTACATCACCGTTTATCAAATTCGCGATGCAGTAAAAAATCACGATAGTTCTGCATTGTCTGATCACATTGATTACCCCAGCGTGCGCCAGAGTTTGAAAGATCAGTTGAATGCGATGCTGATGGGAAAAATGCAAGGCGATGATATGAAAGACAATCCCTTCGCTGCGCTCGGCATGGCGTTTGCGGGACCCATCGTCGACAAGATGGTGGATGCTTATGTCACACCGGCGGGCGTTGCGCAGTTGATGGCCGGCGAAAAACCTTCGCTTAAGAAAAAGAACCCCACTGTTATGCCGACAGACGGCGCCACAATAGATGCAGCCAGCGAACCTGAAAAAGAAAAACCGTTAGATGATGTCGCGCTGGGCTACAAATCCAGCAATCGTTTTGAAGTGGAAGACAAGAAAAAAGGCTTGCGTGTTGTGCTGCGCCGTCAGGGTTTGGATTGGAAAGTGGCGGAGATTATTTTGCCGGAGGAAGAATAA
- a CDS encoding nitroreductase/quinone reductase family protein: MRIFYKLLNPMISTVLRYPLHGMLSRSIMLITMTGRKSGKTITTPVRYVRRGDMILCFTVKDIRWWHNLRGGAEVSLLIQRKTSAYHACVLENDMDRVLDHLRYYFAKFPRDTMIYGVKHNRDGSLNEKTLQRAAVDMVVVEFTPEAAQ, translated from the coding sequence ATGCGCATTTTTTATAAACTGCTCAACCCGATGATTAGCACGGTGCTGCGCTATCCGCTGCACGGCATGTTGAGTCGCAGTATTATGCTGATCACCATGACCGGCAGAAAAAGCGGCAAAACCATCACCACGCCGGTGCGTTATGTGCGCCGCGGTGACATGATTCTCTGCTTCACCGTGAAGGATATTCGCTGGTGGCACAATTTGCGCGGCGGAGCAGAAGTGTCGCTACTCATCCAAAGAAAAACCAGCGCTTATCATGCCTGCGTGTTGGAAAATGATATGGATCGCGTATTGGATCATCTGCGCTATTATTTTGCCAAGTTTCCACGCGATACGATGATCTACGGCGTAAAACACAATCGCGATGGCAGTTTGAACGAAAAAACTTTACAGCGCGCTGCGGTAGATATGGTGGTTGTTGAATTCACACCTGAAGCGGCACAATAA
- a CDS encoding indolepyruvate ferredoxin oxidoreductase family protein, which yields MQDVSLDDKYTLESGRIFITGSQALVRLPIIQRIRDEKAGLNTAGFISGYRGSPLGIYDLQLWNAKKHLEDHHIHFEPGVNEDLAATSVWGSQQVNLIDGAKYDGVFAIWYGKGPGVDRSGDAIKHGSYSGTSQHGGVLCLAGDDHGAKSSTIAHQSEHAFLHFSMPVLNPATVQDYLDFGLYGFAMSRYSGCWIGFICVTDTVESSASIYVDPHRVEIKLPEDFTVEPGSLSSAFGVMPLIAEKRQFQQRLLAAQAFARANKLDKVVLGGKNKKLGIVTTGKAYLDVRDALEELGVDEARAEQLGIAIYKVAMTWPLEPQGLREFADGCDELLIIEEKRSFMEDQIAKILFNLPAEKRPLLTGKFDEVGTPLVPSEGELDASTVARIIGDRLLKRVADEQIENYLKPNACGVIAASGATNLMRMPSFCSGCPHNTSTNVPEGSIAMGGIGCHGMAVWLPERKTKSLFQMGGEGAPWIGQAPFTNTNHIFQNLGDGTYFHSGLLAIRATVAAKVNITFKILLNGAIAMTGGQPIEGSHLEGEITAPEVAHQVTSEGAKKVVLVSDDIEKHDRSKFPPHTEFYHRDHLDEVQRELREIPGTTVIIYDQTCATEKRRLRKRGKFPDPDKRIFINELVCEGCGDCSVQSNCIAIEPIETDFGRKRRINQSSCNKDYSCPKGMCPSFVTVHRGKPRKMKKGAATAQLEADLFAHIPQPTLPSLEQPSNILITGIGGTGVVTIGALLGMASHLEGKGVSCLDVVGLSQKNGPVTSHIRIGKTPEDLHAVRIATQRADLILGCDIVVTAGMEAISKIQKGRTNLVVNSFVAPTSEFASNPNLDLSSSTMEKALQNNAGVEHTFVIPAAQLATALFGDAIASNLFQVGFAWQKGFIPLSLESIMKAIEMNGVSVEMNKRTFQWGRMAAHDMSKVLEAARPQMMGELEVKPKTLPELIAHRMTHLTGYQNAALAEKYKALVEKVAAVEKEKFGSDELAKAVATYYSKLLSYKDEYEVARLYSSGEFRKNLEKQFEGDYELEVHLAPPLLSRRDPLTGRYKKTTFNEGMFKAFEVLAKFKFLRNTPFDIFGYFPHRKMERELITHYEQLVNEVLLPKLNADNYATAIKIAKLPEEIRGYDVVKDEHIARVRVKEQQLLAEFNNPTKPQVVQLAQAG from the coding sequence ATGCAAGATGTTTCGCTCGACGATAAGTACACCCTCGAATCCGGCCGCATTTTTATCACCGGCTCTCAAGCACTGGTGCGCCTGCCCATCATTCAACGCATTCGCGATGAAAAAGCGGGCTTGAATACCGCCGGTTTTATTTCCGGTTATCGCGGCAGCCCACTGGGCATTTACGACTTGCAGTTGTGGAATGCGAAAAAACATTTGGAAGATCATCACATTCATTTCGAGCCCGGTGTGAATGAAGATTTAGCGGCGACTTCCGTGTGGGGTTCGCAGCAAGTGAATTTAATTGACGGCGCGAAATACGACGGCGTGTTTGCGATTTGGTACGGCAAAGGCCCCGGTGTGGATCGCTCGGGCGATGCCATCAAGCACGGTTCTTACAGCGGCACTTCGCAACACGGCGGTGTGTTGTGTTTGGCGGGTGACGACCACGGTGCAAAATCTTCTACGATTGCACATCAATCCGAGCACGCGTTTTTACATTTTTCGATGCCGGTGTTGAACCCTGCCACCGTGCAGGATTATCTCGATTTTGGTTTGTACGGTTTTGCGATGTCGCGCTATTCCGGTTGCTGGATTGGTTTTATTTGCGTCACCGATACCGTGGAATCTTCAGCATCTATTTATGTTGATCCGCATCGCGTAGAAATTAAATTACCGGAAGATTTTACTGTCGAGCCGGGCTCACTGAGCAGCGCGTTTGGCGTGATGCCGCTGATTGCAGAAAAACGACAATTTCAACAGCGCTTACTCGCCGCGCAAGCCTTTGCGCGCGCCAATAAACTCGACAAAGTGGTGCTCGGTGGCAAAAACAAAAAGCTCGGTATCGTCACCACCGGCAAAGCGTATTTGGATGTGCGCGACGCACTGGAAGAATTAGGCGTTGATGAGGCGCGCGCCGAACAACTCGGCATTGCCATTTACAAAGTGGCGATGACTTGGCCGTTAGAACCACAGGGCTTGCGCGAATTTGCTGACGGCTGCGATGAACTGTTGATCATCGAAGAAAAACGCTCATTCATGGAAGATCAAATCGCCAAAATTTTGTTCAACTTGCCTGCAGAAAAACGCCCGTTGTTGACTGGCAAATTTGATGAAGTGGGCACACCCTTAGTGCCATCCGAAGGCGAATTGGATGCATCAACCGTTGCACGCATTATTGGTGATCGTTTACTGAAGCGCGTTGCTGATGAACAAATCGAAAATTATTTGAAACCGAATGCTTGCGGCGTGATTGCAGCAAGTGGTGCAACCAATTTAATGCGTATGCCGAGCTTCTGTTCTGGCTGCCCGCACAACACCTCCACCAATGTGCCGGAAGGTTCAATTGCGATGGGCGGCATCGGCTGTCACGGCATGGCGGTGTGGTTGCCAGAGCGCAAAACCAAATCGCTGTTCCAAATGGGCGGTGAAGGTGCACCGTGGATCGGTCAAGCGCCGTTCACCAACACCAATCACATTTTCCAAAACTTGGGCGATGGCACTTATTTCCACTCCGGCTTGCTCGCCATTCGCGCCACCGTTGCGGCAAAAGTGAATATCACGTTCAAAATTTTGTTGAATGGCGCTATCGCTATGACAGGCGGCCAGCCAATTGAAGGCTCGCATTTGGAAGGCGAAATCACTGCACCGGAAGTGGCGCATCAAGTGACCTCCGAAGGCGCGAAAAAAGTTGTACTCGTTTCTGACGATATTGAAAAACACGACCGCAGCAAATTCCCGCCGCACACCGAGTTTTATCATCGCGATCACCTCGATGAGGTGCAGCGCGAATTGCGTGAGATTCCCGGCACCACCGTGATCATTTACGATCAAACTTGTGCCACAGAAAAACGCCGTTTGCGTAAACGCGGCAAATTTCCTGATCCCGATAAAAGAATCTTTATCAACGAATTGGTGTGCGAAGGTTGCGGCGACTGCTCGGTGCAATCCAACTGTATCGCCATCGAACCGATTGAAACGGATTTCGGTCGCAAACGCCGCATCAATCAATCGTCATGCAACAAAGATTACTCCTGCCCGAAAGGTATGTGCCCGAGCTTTGTCACTGTGCATCGTGGCAAACCACGCAAAATGAAAAAAGGCGCAGCCACCGCGCAATTGGAAGCGGATCTGTTTGCACATATTCCGCAACCAACACTGCCGAGTTTGGAACAGCCTTCTAACATTTTGATCACCGGTATCGGCGGCACTGGCGTAGTTACCATCGGCGCGCTGCTCGGTATGGCATCGCATTTGGAAGGCAAAGGTGTTTCTTGTTTGGATGTGGTGGGTCTGTCGCAGAAAAACGGTCCTGTCACTAGCCACATTCGTATCGGCAAAACGCCAGAAGATTTGCACGCCGTGCGCATCGCGACACAGCGTGCCGATTTAATTCTCGGTTGCGATATTGTGGTTACTGCCGGCATGGAAGCGATATCCAAAATTCAGAAAGGTCGCACCAACTTGGTGGTGAATAGTTTTGTCGCACCGACCAGCGAGTTTGCCTCCAATCCAAACTTGGATTTGTCCAGCTCGACCATGGAAAAAGCGCTGCAAAACAACGCCGGTGTTGAACACACTTTCGTGATTCCCGCTGCGCAATTAGCCACCGCGCTGTTCGGCGATGCGATTGCCTCCAACTTGTTCCAAGTCGGTTTTGCGTGGCAAAAAGGCTTCATCCCGCTGTCGCTGGAATCCATTATGAAAGCGATCGAAATGAACGGCGTGTCGGTGGAAATGAACAAGCGCACCTTCCAATGGGGACGCATGGCGGCACACGACATGAGCAAAGTGTTGGAAGCGGCGCGTCCACAAATGATGGGCGAGTTGGAAGTCAAACCGAAAACTCTGCCCGAATTGATCGCGCATCGCATGACGCATCTCACCGGCTACCAGAACGCCGCGCTGGCAGAAAAATACAAGGCGCTGGTCGAAAAAGTAGCCGCCGTGGAAAAAGAAAAATTCGGCAGCGACGAGTTGGCAAAAGCGGTAGCAACCTACTACTCGAAATTGTTGTCCTACAAAGATGAGTATGAAGTTGCGCGTTTGTACAGCAGTGGCGAATTCCGCAAAAACTTGGAAAAACAATTTGAGGGCGACTACGAGTTAGAAGTGCATCTCGCACCGCCATTGTTGTCGCGCCGCGATCCGCTCACTGGTCGTTACAAAAAAACTACTTTCAACGAAGGTATGTTCAAAGCGTTTGAAGTGTTAGCGAAATTCAAATTCCTGCGCAACACGCCATTCGATATTTTTGGCTACTTCCCACACCGCAAAATGGAGCGCGAGTTGATCACGCATTACGAGCAATTGGTCAACGAAGTGTTGTTGCCAAAACTCAACGCAGACAACTACGCCACCGCCATCAAAATCGCAAAATTGCCAGAAGAAATTCGCGGCTACGATGTGGTGAAAGATGAACACATCGCTCGCGTACGCGTGAAAGAACAACAATTGTTGGCGGAGTTTAATAACCCGACCAAGCCACAAGTGGTGCAGTTAGCACAGGCGGGTTGA
- a CDS encoding GIY-YIG nuclease family protein: MASATIKIFLAHGDPKRLRTAELSNWTGKAVAGPRSEFDGVLARTESSNSGIYFLTGSDPDTGNPALYIGEAESIKDRVKSHLEKDFWNQIVFFISKDENLTKAHIRYCEGRLIEIAKNAGRAVIKNSQGSGSKLPESDREEMEVFLEKMQQLLPALGVELLVPAISVEEKASPKDLLSCEIKGVKAMGYLTPNGIVVLKESQAVLTPRDSSTKYPWATNLREKLMSEGSLVENGDHLKFVKDVEFTSASAAAAVIQGGQANGLTAWKNQQNKSLKELESV, translated from the coding sequence ATGGCTAGTGCCACTATAAAAATATTTTTAGCGCATGGCGACCCCAAAAGACTGCGAACTGCAGAGCTCTCAAATTGGACAGGGAAAGCTGTTGCTGGACCAAGAAGTGAATTTGATGGTGTCTTAGCAAGAACGGAATCAAGTAATTCAGGCATTTACTTTTTAACAGGTAGTGACCCCGATACAGGCAATCCAGCTCTGTATATTGGAGAAGCAGAATCTATTAAAGACAGGGTCAAAAGCCATCTCGAAAAAGACTTTTGGAATCAAATAGTTTTTTTCATAAGCAAAGACGAAAATCTAACCAAAGCGCACATTAGATACTGTGAAGGTCGCTTAATCGAAATTGCCAAAAACGCAGGCAGAGCTGTCATTAAAAACAGTCAGGGTAGCGGCTCAAAACTGCCGGAATCTGATCGTGAGGAAATGGAGGTTTTCCTAGAGAAAATGCAACAACTTCTTCCTGCGCTTGGTGTGGAACTTTTGGTTCCCGCTATATCTGTAGAAGAAAAAGCCTCGCCTAAAGATTTGCTGTCTTGTGAAATAAAAGGGGTTAAGGCAATGGGTTATTTAACGCCCAATGGAATTGTTGTGTTAAAAGAGTCCCAAGCTGTATTAACACCAAGAGACTCCTCAACAAAATATCCATGGGCAACGAATCTTCGAGAGAAGCTGATGTCCGAAGGTAGTCTCGTTGAAAATGGAGATCATCTTAAGTTTGTAAAAGACGTTGAGTTTACCAGCGCAAGTGCCGCCGCCGCTGTTATTCAGGGCGGTCAAGCAAACGGTTTAACCGCTTGGAAAAACCAACAAAACAAAAGCCTGAAAGAGCTTGAATCTGTATAA